A genomic region of Limnohabitans curvus contains the following coding sequences:
- a CDS encoding 1-acyl-sn-glycerol-3-phosphate acyltransferase — protein sequence MSAEFSPSIPIQCKPQAWAAWLVKLMGWKIEFDGLPAKQGVLIGYPHTSNWDFITMMPVKWAVGLPVQFFAKESLFRIPLFGRWIRFIGAVPIDRSSPKGVVGEMVDSLKRHKQNDEILWIGLSPEGTRKLTDGWRSGFYQLALGADVPLCMLHIDYGKKLAKVTDFMRLTGDVQADYAQMAKVYEGVQGFHVNQAAPIRPLPPRTSPAAQAPNATSLN from the coding sequence ATGAGCGCAGAGTTTTCTCCGTCCATTCCGATTCAATGCAAGCCCCAAGCGTGGGCCGCATGGTTGGTCAAGCTGATGGGTTGGAAGATCGAGTTTGACGGACTGCCCGCCAAACAAGGCGTGCTGATCGGCTACCCCCACACCAGCAACTGGGACTTCATCACCATGATGCCGGTTAAGTGGGCGGTGGGCTTGCCCGTGCAGTTTTTTGCCAAAGAGAGTTTGTTTCGCATTCCGTTATTTGGTCGCTGGATTCGTTTCATTGGTGCTGTGCCGATTGACCGCTCGTCTCCCAAAGGCGTGGTGGGCGAAATGGTGGATTCTCTAAAGCGACACAAGCAAAACGACGAAATACTCTGGATTGGTTTGTCGCCCGAAGGCACCCGCAAGCTCACCGATGGCTGGCGCAGTGGCTTTTACCAACTGGCTTTGGGGGCAGATGTGCCTTTGTGCATGCTGCACATTGATTACGGCAAGAAACTGGCCAAAGTGACCGACTTCATGCGTTTGACGGGCGACGTACAAGCCGACTACGCCCAAATGGCCAAGGTGTATGAAGGCGTCCAGGGCTTTCATGTCAACCAAGCTGCGCCTATTCGTCCGTTGCCGCCGCGCACCTCGCCAGCGGCCCAAGCACCAAACGCAACCTCTTTGAATTAA